In the genome of Hymenobacter taeanensis, one region contains:
- a CDS encoding ACP phosphodiesterase: protein MNFLAHLLLSGTPATTPDYEDIVVGNFAAEAVRGRAGLLAYPPAVQRGIQLHRFIDTFTDAHPVVRRTTARLREAGLGKWAGVVSDVAYDHLLARDFAQYHYHSAEPLPAFAQRMYALLHARRHELPERLQQMFHYMRQGDWLTGYAHPTGLEQALLGLSRRVPTATVLATGAAAFLKELPAYEADFAEFWPELHAAVEAKDY from the coding sequence ATGAATTTTCTTGCTCATCTGCTGCTCTCCGGCACCCCCGCCACTACACCCGACTACGAAGATATTGTAGTGGGCAACTTTGCTGCCGAAGCCGTACGCGGCCGGGCCGGCCTACTGGCCTACCCACCCGCCGTGCAGCGCGGCATCCAACTGCACCGCTTCATCGATACCTTCACCGATGCCCACCCCGTGGTGCGGCGCACCACGGCCCGCCTCCGCGAAGCCGGCCTCGGCAAGTGGGCCGGTGTAGTATCCGATGTGGCCTACGACCACCTACTGGCCCGCGACTTTGCCCAGTACCACTACCACTCCGCCGAGCCGCTGCCTGCTTTCGCCCAACGTATGTACGCCCTGCTGCACGCTCGCCGCCACGAGCTGCCGGAGCGCCTGCAGCAGATGTTTCACTACATGCGCCAGGGCGACTGGCTCACCGGCTACGCCCACCCAACTGGCCTAGAGCAAGCCTTGCTAGGCCTCTCGCGCCGCGTGCCCACCGCCACGGTGTTAGCCACCGGAGCAGCGGCGTTCCTGAAGGAGCTGCCTGCGTATGAAGCAGATTTCGCGGAGTTCTGGCCGGAGCTGCATGCGGCTGTGGAGGCTAAGGATTATTGA
- a CDS encoding FKBP-type peptidyl-prolyl cis-trans isomerase, whose protein sequence is MAQISPNKVVTITYDLSVTDENQEKVLVESAEEDAPMVFLFGQSGLPEEFERQLDGKQAGDTFNFSLTPEQAYGDYDQQAVVDIPKNVFEIDGKIDDEMVQVGNFLPMADNQGHHMQGKIVDIGADTIKMDFNHPLAGMVMHFDGKVAEVREATREELDHGHVHGEGGHQH, encoded by the coding sequence ATGGCCCAGATCAGCCCCAACAAAGTCGTCACCATCACCTACGACCTAAGTGTGACCGACGAAAACCAAGAGAAAGTTCTCGTAGAATCGGCCGAAGAAGATGCGCCGATGGTCTTCCTCTTTGGCCAGAGTGGCCTACCCGAAGAGTTTGAGCGCCAGCTCGACGGCAAGCAGGCCGGCGACACGTTCAACTTCTCCCTCACTCCCGAGCAGGCCTACGGCGACTACGACCAGCAAGCCGTAGTGGATATCCCCAAAAACGTATTCGAAATCGATGGTAAAATCGATGACGAGATGGTGCAGGTAGGCAACTTTCTGCCAATGGCCGACAACCAGGGCCACCACATGCAGGGCAAAATCGTCGACATCGGCGCCGACACCATCAAAATGGACTTCAACCACCCCCTTGCCGGCATGGTAATGCACTTCGACGGCAAAGTAGCCGAAGTACGCGAAGCCACCCGCGAAGAGCTAGACCACGGCCACGTACACGGCGAAGGCGGACATCAGCACTAA
- a CDS encoding AAA domain-containing protein: MSEQPTYTDPYALEKELRKVEGLMKLEQQEDLEQFKIKSAKASIAERQQRGLTWYPVKITKEDIGFGGKLVIELERPANLGGLHLFQVGKNAALFGNIPGRSGSDRPTLNGVITSVKRNKILLATTKEDLPDWVDEGKLGVDLTFDEVSYREMEYALGKVMGAYDGRLAELRDVLLGAKPARYKHESEIQLYYPSPLNDSQLAAVRHVLAAQDVAIIHGPPGTGKTTTLVQAILETIRRERRVLVCAPSNTAVDLLTEKLAERNVNVIRMGNPSRVSDLLLQHTLDAQIMNHKSYAELKSLRQTAEQYREQAGKFKRHFGWEEREQRRHLKEQAHLLLQESDQLERYITEDLLEQVQVITCTLVGASNRAIRHLNYETVFIDEAAQALEPGCWIPITKANRVVLAGDHQQLPPTVKSEKAAQGGLRETLFEKCIKRQPDTARMLEVQYRMHEQIMEFSSEQFYEGRLKAAPSVAHADLPDYDLRFAPDMAVEFLDTAGFGFQEITIEESRSTANPEEADLLLKRLSQLLEPYDQAEHEADLLTIGVIAPYRAQINYLKDAVEENDELVGLLEHRMLSIGTVDSFQGQERDIIAISLTRSNTQGEIGFLSDIRRMNVGMTRARRKLLLVGDSSTLGSHPFYKAFLDYVESIGAYRTAWELQ; encoded by the coding sequence TTGTCTGAACAACCTACCTATACCGACCCTTACGCGCTAGAGAAAGAGCTGCGCAAGGTGGAAGGCCTCATGAAGCTCGAGCAGCAGGAGGACCTGGAACAATTCAAAATCAAGAGCGCCAAGGCCTCCATTGCGGAACGCCAGCAGCGCGGCCTGACGTGGTATCCCGTCAAAATAACCAAGGAAGATATCGGCTTCGGCGGTAAGCTCGTCATTGAGCTGGAGCGCCCCGCTAATTTAGGAGGCCTACACCTGTTTCAGGTGGGCAAAAACGCGGCCCTGTTCGGGAATATTCCGGGCCGCTCGGGCTCCGACAGGCCTACGCTCAACGGCGTTATTACCAGCGTAAAGCGCAACAAAATCCTGCTGGCCACCACCAAGGAAGACCTCCCCGACTGGGTAGACGAGGGCAAGCTAGGCGTGGATCTGACCTTCGATGAGGTCAGCTACCGCGAGATGGAGTACGCCCTGGGCAAAGTAATGGGGGCCTACGATGGCCGCCTGGCGGAGCTGCGCGACGTGCTGCTCGGCGCCAAGCCAGCTCGCTACAAGCACGAGTCAGAAATACAGCTCTACTACCCTTCTCCCCTCAACGACTCCCAGCTGGCCGCAGTGCGCCACGTGCTAGCGGCGCAGGATGTAGCCATCATTCACGGCCCGCCCGGCACCGGCAAAACCACTACGCTAGTGCAGGCCATTCTGGAAACCATTCGGCGGGAGCGGCGGGTGCTGGTGTGTGCCCCCAGCAACACGGCCGTGGATTTGCTGACGGAAAAACTGGCTGAGCGTAACGTGAACGTGATTCGGATGGGCAACCCTTCGCGGGTGTCGGATTTGCTGCTGCAGCACACGCTGGATGCGCAGATCATGAACCATAAGAGCTATGCGGAGCTGAAAAGCCTGCGCCAGACGGCGGAGCAGTACCGCGAGCAAGCCGGCAAATTCAAGCGCCACTTTGGCTGGGAAGAGCGTGAGCAGCGCCGCCACCTGAAGGAGCAGGCCCACTTGCTGCTGCAGGAGTCCGATCAGCTGGAGCGCTACATCACGGAGGATCTGCTGGAGCAGGTGCAGGTGATTACCTGCACGCTGGTGGGCGCTAGCAACCGTGCCATCCGCCACCTGAACTACGAAACCGTGTTCATCGACGAAGCGGCCCAGGCGCTGGAGCCCGGCTGCTGGATTCCGATTACCAAGGCCAACCGCGTGGTGCTGGCCGGCGACCATCAGCAGCTGCCTCCTACGGTGAAGAGCGAGAAAGCCGCCCAAGGTGGCCTACGCGAGACGCTGTTCGAGAAGTGCATCAAGCGCCAGCCCGATACGGCCCGCATGCTGGAGGTGCAGTACCGCATGCACGAGCAGATTATGGAGTTCAGCTCGGAGCAGTTCTACGAAGGTCGCCTGAAAGCCGCGCCCAGCGTGGCCCACGCCGACCTGCCCGACTACGACCTGCGCTTCGCCCCCGACATGGCCGTGGAGTTTCTGGATACGGCTGGTTTCGGCTTCCAGGAAATCACCATCGAGGAAAGCCGCTCTACCGCCAACCCCGAGGAAGCCGACCTGCTGCTCAAGCGCCTCTCGCAGCTGCTAGAGCCCTACGACCAGGCCGAGCACGAAGCCGATCTGCTCACCATCGGCGTCATTGCTCCCTACCGCGCCCAAATCAACTATTTGAAGGATGCTGTAGAGGAAAACGATGAGTTGGTAGGCCTCCTGGAGCACCGCATGCTGAGCATCGGCACCGTCGACTCGTTCCAGGGCCAGGAGCGCGACATCATTGCCATCAGTCTCACGCGCAGCAATACGCAGGGCGAAATCGGCTTCTTGTCGGACATCCGCCGCATGAACGTGGGCATGACTCGCGCCCGCCGCAAGTTGCTGCTGGTGGGTGATTCCAGCACGCTGGGCTCCCACCCTTTCTACAAAGCCTTCCTAGATTATGTGGAAAGCATTGGAGCCTACCGCACCGCTTGGGAACTGCAGTAG
- the mgrA gene encoding L-glyceraldehyde 3-phosphate reductase, translated as MPYKPNPSRYSSMLYRRCGRSGLKLPAVSLGLWHNFGDVDVLSNFRAILHRAFDSGVTHFDLANNYGPPPGSAETNFGRILKEDFRGYRDELIISTKAGYHMWEGPYGEWGSRKYLISSLDQSLKRMKLDYVDIFYSHRPDPDTPLEETMGALDHVVRQGKALYVGISNYQPEEAARAMQILKELGTPCLIHQPKYSMFERWVEGGLLDLLGQEGVGCIPFSPLAQGLLTDKYLHGIPDDSRVAKGVGFLTENQLTPERLQQIQQLNALAQERGQSLAQMALSWILRDERVTSVLIGASKPEQLTDSLRCLENIQFSEEELGRIEHILG; from the coding sequence ATGCCCTACAAACCCAACCCCTCCCGTTATTCTTCCATGCTCTACCGGCGCTGCGGCCGGAGTGGCCTCAAGCTGCCGGCTGTATCGCTAGGCCTCTGGCACAACTTCGGCGACGTGGATGTACTTAGTAACTTCCGCGCCATCCTGCACCGGGCCTTCGACAGCGGCGTGACGCACTTTGACCTGGCCAACAACTACGGTCCGCCGCCCGGCTCTGCCGAAACCAACTTCGGCCGCATCCTGAAGGAAGATTTCCGCGGCTACCGCGACGAGCTCATCATCTCCACCAAGGCCGGCTACCACATGTGGGAGGGGCCCTACGGCGAGTGGGGCTCCCGCAAATACCTCATATCCAGCCTCGACCAGAGCCTCAAGCGCATGAAGCTGGACTACGTGGACATCTTCTACTCGCACCGCCCCGACCCAGACACGCCCCTGGAAGAAACCATGGGCGCCCTCGACCATGTGGTGCGCCAAGGCAAAGCGCTGTACGTGGGCATCAGCAACTACCAGCCCGAGGAAGCGGCCCGGGCCATGCAGATTCTCAAGGAGCTGGGCACGCCCTGCCTCATTCACCAGCCCAAGTACTCCATGTTTGAGCGCTGGGTAGAAGGCGGCCTGCTGGACCTGCTAGGCCAGGAAGGCGTGGGCTGCATCCCATTCTCTCCCTTGGCCCAAGGCCTGCTCACCGACAAATACCTCCACGGCATCCCCGACGACTCGCGCGTGGCGAAAGGCGTGGGCTTCCTCACCGAAAACCAGCTTACCCCAGAGCGCCTCCAGCAAATTCAGCAGCTGAACGCGCTGGCCCAAGAGCGCGGTCAAAGCCTGGCCCAAATGGCGCTGTCGTGGATTCTGCGCGATGAGCGGGTAACGTCGGTGCTCATTGGAGCCAGCAAACCCGAGCAACTCACGGATTCTTTGCGCTGCCTGGAGAATATCCAGTTTAGCGAAGAAGAGTTAGGTCGGATTGAGCACATATTGGGTTGA
- a CDS encoding isoaspartyl peptidase/L-asparaginase family protein produces the protein MPTYSIVIHGGAVTMDPSKMTPDLEAVIREGLQQALQAGWEVLNGGGSALNAVEATVRTLENNEHFNAGRGSSLNIQGEVEMDASIMDGRTLRAGAVNSVRYVRNPITLARTVMEKCKHVYISAEGAVEFALQHGLEMEAVHYFETEKARKEWLEIIQQEEKEPQGHDTVGAVALDQDGNLAVATSTGGIEGQLKGRVGDSPIIGGGSYAVNEACAVSCTGDGEVIMRGALAHEVYALVKYKGLSAPEACREALKLRDEDLKGDKGFIAIDKDGHVAIESNTNIMRCAYRIGEAEPFVAVWHEELDKQA, from the coding sequence ATGCCTACCTATTCCATTGTAATCCACGGCGGGGCCGTAACCATGGACCCTAGCAAGATGACGCCCGATCTGGAAGCCGTCATTCGGGAAGGCCTTCAGCAAGCCCTACAAGCCGGCTGGGAAGTGCTGAACGGTGGCGGCAGCGCCCTCAATGCCGTGGAAGCCACCGTGCGCACCCTCGAAAACAACGAGCACTTTAACGCCGGCCGCGGCAGCAGCCTCAACATACAGGGCGAGGTAGAGATGGATGCCTCTATAATGGATGGCCGGACGTTACGCGCCGGCGCGGTCAACAGCGTGCGGTACGTGAGAAACCCCATCACCCTGGCCCGGACCGTAATGGAAAAGTGCAAGCACGTGTACATTTCCGCCGAAGGTGCCGTTGAGTTTGCCCTGCAACATGGCTTAGAGATGGAGGCTGTGCACTACTTCGAGACGGAAAAGGCCCGTAAGGAGTGGCTGGAAATCATTCAGCAGGAAGAAAAAGAACCGCAGGGGCACGACACCGTTGGGGCCGTAGCCCTCGACCAGGACGGCAACCTGGCCGTGGCCACCAGCACGGGCGGCATTGAGGGCCAGCTCAAAGGCCGCGTCGGCGACAGTCCTATCATTGGCGGCGGTTCCTACGCGGTCAACGAGGCCTGCGCCGTTTCCTGCACCGGCGACGGTGAGGTTATCATGCGCGGCGCCTTGGCCCATGAGGTGTATGCCCTCGTTAAGTACAAAGGCCTCTCAGCCCCAGAAGCCTGCCGCGAAGCCCTAAAGCTCCGCGACGAGGACCTCAAAGGCGACAAAGGCTTCATCGCCATCGACAAAGACGGCCACGTGGCCATCGAGAGCAACACCAACATCATGCGCTGCGCCTACCGCATCGGCGAAGCAGAGCCCTTTGTGGCTGTATGGCACGAGGAGCTGGATAAACAGGCCTAG
- a CDS encoding glyoxalase — MTTPQIRSLRPFIGAKDFAVSRSFYQAWGFAETVLSPAMSVFSREGVSFYLQDYYAPEWVGNTMLFLEVKDVEQYWVELMALDLPGRYAGVRVLPIRHEDWGKEGFVHDPSGVLWHIGEFN, encoded by the coding sequence ATGACTACCCCTCAAATCCGCTCCCTCCGTCCTTTCATTGGTGCCAAAGATTTTGCCGTTTCGCGCAGCTTTTACCAAGCCTGGGGTTTCGCTGAAACGGTGCTGTCGCCGGCCATGTCTGTCTTTTCTCGCGAGGGCGTAAGCTTTTACCTGCAGGATTACTATGCGCCCGAATGGGTAGGCAACACCATGCTGTTTCTGGAAGTTAAAGACGTAGAGCAGTACTGGGTTGAGCTAATGGCGCTGGATTTGCCCGGCCGCTACGCTGGGGTGCGGGTTCTGCCCATCCGGCACGAGGACTGGGGTAAGGAAGGCTTCGTGCACGACCCCTCCGGCGTGCTTTGGCATATCGGCGAGTTTAACTAA
- a CDS encoding pyridoxamine 5'-phosphate oxidase family protein gives MAEQVAQSHDVTKLIDRIKDIKIAMLTTADADGGLHSRPMYTQKPEADGTLWFFTEKDSAKIYEVRKDQHVNLGYSKPDDNLYVSISGTASIVTDQAKIKELYTEGLRAWFPKGSDDPNIALLKINIDRGEYWDQPSNVLVRAFGYVKAVATGERYQPTGDEHAQVNPK, from the coding sequence ATGGCTGAGCAAGTTGCCCAAAGTCACGATGTGACTAAGCTGATCGATAGAATCAAAGATATTAAGATTGCCATGCTGACCACCGCCGATGCAGACGGTGGCCTCCATAGCCGCCCGATGTACACCCAGAAGCCCGAGGCCGATGGTACGCTGTGGTTTTTCACTGAGAAAGACTCGGCTAAGATTTACGAAGTGCGTAAAGACCAGCACGTAAACCTGGGCTACTCCAAGCCCGACGATAACCTGTACGTGTCGATTTCAGGCACTGCCTCTATCGTAACGGATCAGGCCAAAATCAAAGAACTGTACACGGAAGGCCTTCGCGCCTGGTTCCCCAAGGGCTCCGATGACCCCAACATTGCCCTGTTAAAGATTAACATCGACCGTGGTGAGTACTGGGACCAGCCTAGCAACGTGCTGGTGCGCGCCTTCGGCTACGTGAAAGCCGTAGCTACCGGCGAGCGGTACCAGCCCACCGGCGACGAGCACGCTCAGGTGAACCCCAAGTAG
- a CDS encoding spheroidene monooxygenase, translating into MLTTLSILTLKPGNVRWGLAQMGTAQRPLQRVPGLRFQKLLGSGAGGFGFMPNLHRYGFMAVWDSPEAAEAFFTTHPLWQEYQQRTEEIWTAELAPIKSHGLWDGVNPFDYPTEDTAPDGPVAVLTRASIRWQKTPRFWRYVAPTSATVADAPGVRAAIGLGELPVVRQATVSLWESAQAMQDYAYRSEKHKEVIKLTRQEKWYGEELFARFRVLSAEGTWDGRTLLADE; encoded by the coding sequence TTGCTTACTACTCTTTCTATTCTTACGCTGAAGCCGGGCAACGTCCGCTGGGGGCTGGCCCAGATGGGCACGGCGCAACGGCCACTGCAGCGGGTACCGGGCCTGCGGTTTCAGAAGCTACTAGGCAGCGGCGCAGGCGGCTTTGGCTTTATGCCCAACCTGCACCGCTACGGCTTTATGGCCGTGTGGGACTCCCCCGAAGCCGCCGAAGCCTTTTTCACCACGCACCCGCTGTGGCAGGAGTATCAGCAGCGCACCGAGGAAATCTGGACGGCCGAGTTGGCACCGATTAAATCGCACGGGCTCTGGGATGGGGTAAACCCCTTCGACTACCCCACGGAAGATACGGCTCCTGACGGCCCCGTCGCCGTGCTCACCCGCGCCTCCATCCGGTGGCAGAAAACGCCCCGTTTCTGGCGCTACGTGGCCCCCACCAGCGCCACCGTGGCCGATGCCCCCGGCGTGCGCGCTGCCATAGGCCTAGGCGAACTGCCCGTAGTGCGGCAAGCAACCGTGAGCCTCTGGGAATCGGCGCAGGCCATGCAGGACTACGCCTACCGCAGCGAGAAGCACAAGGAAGTCATCAAGCTCACCCGCCAGGAGAAGTGGTACGGCGAGGAGCTATTCGCCCGCTTCCGGGTGCTAAGCGCCGAAGGAACCTGGGACGGCCGCACACTTCTGGCTGATGAATAA
- a CDS encoding SMP-30/gluconolactonase/LRE family protein, producing MKTIFPALLVSGALLASCQSNSTNSENSTPATQPGDSTATAPASADTVANIGSPKLLHTLDEAHNTPDGLALAPNGSLILSVPNLANNSYPAVLMEMTDTELKPYLTNLPVEPTTKKAAPMDLAFGPDGNLYYAENQYENSKDFKSRLMRVQVQNGKPGKVETVVDNFALANAVVWKGNTLYVTDSQWDMPDNDKGSAILHFTLAELSKGPIHLKPKTKDPHVLAMFTTTVNETGVDNGADGMDYDSQGRLYTGSFGDGKFYRVTLKPDGSLDKQETLTLTGKQIPCIDGLIIDRKTDKAYVCNSRENAIEVINLKDNSVTTLAQNGDTDGAGGLLDQPAEVLLKGNRLYISDFDKPEKNFVNKKSDAPHTMSVIDL from the coding sequence ATGAAAACTATCTTTCCTGCGCTTCTAGTAAGCGGCGCCTTGCTGGCTAGCTGCCAGTCTAACTCCACCAACTCCGAGAATAGCACCCCCGCCACCCAGCCCGGTGACTCCACCGCCACTGCGCCTGCCTCGGCTGATACTGTAGCCAACATCGGTAGCCCCAAGCTGCTACACACCCTCGACGAGGCCCACAACACTCCTGATGGCCTGGCGCTGGCGCCCAACGGCAGCCTCATTCTGTCGGTGCCCAACCTGGCCAACAACTCCTACCCGGCGGTGCTCATGGAGATGACCGACACTGAACTCAAGCCCTACCTCACCAACCTGCCCGTAGAACCCACCACCAAAAAGGCCGCGCCTATGGACCTGGCCTTCGGGCCCGATGGCAACCTCTACTACGCCGAAAACCAGTACGAAAACAGCAAGGATTTTAAGTCTCGGCTGATGCGGGTGCAGGTGCAGAACGGCAAGCCCGGCAAGGTGGAAACGGTGGTCGATAACTTTGCCCTGGCCAATGCGGTGGTCTGGAAGGGCAACACGCTCTACGTGACCGACAGCCAGTGGGACATGCCCGACAACGACAAGGGCAGCGCCATCCTGCACTTCACGCTGGCCGAGCTCAGCAAAGGCCCCATCCACCTGAAGCCTAAAACCAAGGACCCGCACGTGCTGGCCATGTTCACGACCACCGTGAACGAAACCGGCGTCGATAACGGCGCCGATGGCATGGACTACGACAGCCAGGGCCGCCTTTACACTGGCTCCTTCGGCGACGGTAAGTTCTACCGCGTCACGCTCAAGCCCGATGGCAGCCTGGATAAGCAGGAAACTCTCACGCTCACCGGCAAGCAAATCCCCTGCATCGACGGCCTCATCATCGACCGCAAAACCGATAAGGCCTATGTGTGTAACTCGCGCGAAAACGCCATTGAGGTAATCAACCTCAAAGACAACTCCGTGACCACCCTCGCCCAAAACGGCGACACCGACGGGGCAGGAGGCCTACTAGACCAGCCCGCCGAAGTACTGCTGAAGGGCAACCGCTTGTACATTTCTGATTTCGATAAGCCGGAGAAAAACTTCGTCAATAAGAAGTCCGACGCCCCGCATACTATGTCGGTGATTGACCTGTAA